In Methylomonas sp. MK1, the following are encoded in one genomic region:
- the amoB gene encoding bacterial ammonia monooxygenase, subunit AmoB — MKSFFKPWLLAVLCINVLSIFAVPTAQAHGEKALEPFIRMRTIQWYDVQWSTQKFNVNDEVSVSGKFHVAEDWPISVPKPEASFLNISTPGPVLIRTERYLNGKPWTNSVALEPGGDYEFKVVLKGRLPGRYHIHPFFNLKDAGQVMGPGVWLDIGGDPADFSNTIQTINGEMIDMESFGFANGVFWHLFWGALAAAWLLWWVRRPLFISRYRMLDAGLEQELITDQDKTIAKAVLVGVPVLVLALNAVTANQYPDAIPLQAGLDRILPLPAQVNAGMVNVDTLKAEYNVAQRAMLLQFSIDNRSQGAVRIGQFSSSNVHFMNADLASVNSKPGKDDVSNNGLSLSDNTPIAPGEQRTVTVEVRDAAWESEKLDGLIKDADSRLGGLLFLYDDVMGKRYISSISAAVIPKFN, encoded by the coding sequence ATGAAATCATTTTTTAAACCTTGGCTGTTGGCAGTGCTTTGCATCAACGTATTGTCGATATTTGCAGTACCCACCGCGCAGGCCCATGGCGAAAAAGCCCTGGAGCCGTTCATTAGGATGCGCACCATCCAGTGGTACGACGTGCAATGGTCCACGCAAAAATTCAACGTCAACGATGAAGTGAGTGTCAGCGGCAAGTTTCATGTCGCCGAAGACTGGCCGATCAGTGTGCCGAAACCGGAAGCCAGCTTCTTGAATATCTCCACCCCAGGACCGGTGCTGATCCGTACCGAGCGTTACCTGAACGGTAAACCCTGGACCAACTCGGTGGCCCTGGAGCCGGGTGGTGACTATGAGTTCAAAGTGGTCTTGAAAGGCCGTTTGCCGGGGCGTTATCACATTCACCCGTTTTTTAATTTAAAAGACGCGGGTCAGGTGATGGGACCTGGGGTGTGGCTGGACATTGGCGGCGATCCCGCCGACTTTAGCAATACGATTCAAACCATCAACGGTGAAATGATCGACATGGAAAGCTTCGGCTTTGCCAACGGCGTGTTCTGGCATCTGTTCTGGGGCGCGTTGGCGGCTGCATGGTTGCTGTGGTGGGTGCGTCGGCCCTTGTTCATCAGCCGCTACCGCATGCTGGATGCCGGTTTGGAACAGGAGTTGATCACCGATCAGGATAAAACCATCGCCAAGGCGGTGTTAGTCGGCGTGCCGGTATTGGTATTGGCGCTGAATGCCGTCACCGCCAACCAGTATCCGGACGCCATCCCATTGCAAGCGGGCTTGGATCGAATTTTGCCTCTGCCGGCTCAAGTGAATGCCGGCATGGTCAATGTCGACACGCTAAAAGCGGAATACAACGTGGCTCAACGCGCGATGCTGTTGCAGTTTAGTATCGACAATCGCAGCCAAGGAGCGGTCAGGATCGGCCAATTTTCCAGTTCCAACGTGCATTTCATGAACGCTGATTTAGCGAGCGTCAACAGCAAACCCGGCAAGGATGACGTCAGTAATAACGGTCTGAGCCTGAGTGACAATACACCTATCGCCCCCGGCGAACAACGCACCGTCACCGTAGAAGTGCGCGATGCGGCCTGGGAGTCGGAAAAGCTGGATGGGCTGATCAAAGATGCGGACAGCCGGCTGGGTGGCCTGCTGTTTCTTTACGACGACGTGATGGGAAAACGCTATATCTCCAGCATTTCCGCCGCCGTCATTCCCAAATTCAATTAA